A single genomic interval of Agarivorans aestuarii harbors:
- the deoC gene encoding deoxyribose-phosphate aldolase, whose protein sequence is MSQSLTAVARQALSLMDLTTLNDDDTRESVAALCAQAKSAQGQVAAICIYPRFIPFARKVLAEHDASEVKIATVTNFPLGEDDVELAVAETKAAVAYGADEVDVVFPWRALMAGNEQVGFDLVKACKAACGEIKLKVIIESGELNSPELIAKASELSIKAGADFIKTSTGKVPVNATPEAAEIMLKAIAEFNPDCGFKAAGGVKSAEQAKVYLDLATKTLGDDWLSQAHFRFGASSLLAALQATISGDENAQAGAGY, encoded by the coding sequence TGGCGCGTCAAGCCCTTTCTTTAATGGACCTCACTACTCTTAACGATGACGATACTCGCGAGAGTGTGGCGGCTTTATGTGCTCAAGCTAAATCGGCTCAAGGCCAAGTTGCGGCTATTTGTATTTATCCACGCTTCATTCCATTTGCTCGTAAGGTATTGGCCGAACACGATGCTAGTGAAGTGAAAATTGCTACTGTGACTAACTTCCCTTTAGGTGAAGATGATGTGGAGTTGGCTGTAGCTGAAACGAAGGCCGCTGTAGCCTATGGCGCAGACGAAGTAGACGTTGTATTCCCATGGCGCGCCTTAATGGCCGGTAACGAGCAAGTGGGTTTTGACCTAGTTAAAGCCTGTAAAGCTGCCTGTGGCGAGATAAAGCTAAAAGTGATTATTGAAAGTGGCGAATTAAACAGCCCAGAACTGATTGCTAAAGCCAGTGAGTTGTCGATTAAAGCGGGTGCAGATTTTATTAAAACTTCTACCGGTAAAGTGCCGGTAAATGCAACGCCAGAAGCAGCAGAAATCATGCTAAAAGCAATCGCTGAGTTTAACCCAGATTGTGGCTTTAAAGCCGCAGGTGGAGTTAAAAGCGCCGAACAAGCGAAAGTTTACCTAGATCTTGCGACTAAAACACTTGGCGACGATTGGTTAAGCCAAGCGCATTTCCGCTTTGGTGCATCAAGTTTATTGGCTGCATTACAAGCCACTATATCAGGTGATGAGAACGCTCAAGCTGGCGCTGGTTATTAG